GAAGCACATTGTTGGGTGCTTTGTCTATGAAGTTCTGTttaaaacaatatttttttctttagaCATCTTTGAATCGTTATTCTACTGCTACCCTTTTAGAGATCATATTATTAATAAGTTATGAAGATCTTATTTTTCTTTGCTTTTCATGAACTTATTGATGTCACCTAAATATGTCTTTAATAACCTTCTGTTCTATATGTAGTCCAGAATTATGGATTCATGAGAAGTTCAGAACTTATGATGACTTGATAAACCATTAGATGCGATACCTATTAGGTTTCATGAGAAGTAACCATTATTATAATAGAGGTAATAGTGGAGGATTGTAATCTACATATTAGGTTCAGATGGCATGGACCCTAACATCTAGCAAAGATAACATTTCATTAATTATCATAACGTAAATATGCAACAGCATGTCTTCCTTTACCAAGATAAAGATCTAATAGACTAATAATGATTCTCAAGATTTGCCATACTTGCTATAGAAATTACTTTTTTTGTTATATATGTCAATGTTGACTCTCTGATATATTCCAATTCAGGTTCAGCACAATCACATGCTTGGGAGTCCCTagtgccatcaagaaagagGAGCTGTGTCACTCGTCCAAAGGCTTCGCCTGTAGAAAAGCTTGTAAAAGATCTTAAATCCATCATGCATGAAGATCAGTTATATTACCTTTCAGGATCCTCAGAGGAAGACCTGCTGTACCATAGTGAAACTCCTGTGGGTTCCTTTGAAATAGGTTCTGGAAGTGTCCTTCTAAGGCATCCGAACTCGAAATCACCGGAGGAAGAATCAGAAGCAAGCTCCATTCCTTCAGATGGTAAATCATATATTACAAGTGAATCCTATTCAGGGTCTGCCTTGTTTGTTGTTCACGATGGAAACAAGGGAACAGTCAACTTAAATGCTGCCATTGCAAGGCCAAAGAGGTTGTCACTGCATATTGAAGATAATGCTAGCAGGTATTATACTTTTTATGATCTCATTAACTTATGAGTATATTTGAGCATTGGTTTTATCCTCTATTCTCATTAAATATTGGTTAACCAAATTACTTTTGTATAAGAATCAATCTAAGTTTTTATTCCGCATCTCTGTTTTGCAGGGATAAACTTCATTGTGAAAAACAGCATATCCTGGAGAGCATTGACTCACCTTTAGTTTCAGTAGATTTAGAGGTATCCATCCTATGACGTTTTTTTCCATTGCCTTGGGGCCTTTGGATATGGTTAACATATTACTCAAATACGCTAACATATTTGATAACATCCTGCTCAAGCATTAGAAGATAATATTTGGGTTTAGTTTCAATGGTTAGTCATGAACTAAGATACATATAAAGGTATAAAGGTGCATACTCTAAGTTGATTGTTTCCTCTTATTCAGGAAAAGGAGATTAAGGAAATTGGGGGAGTGGAGAATATCAGTGAATCAATAGGCTTTGCTGGGTCCACCATGAAACTGCTCAAAAGATCCCATGACACCCACATTCAGGGTGACTCAGGTTAGCAATATTAGTTGCTATTATCCTGACTTGCATCAAATTTCTAGACGTGACATCAAAAAACGACTTACGGAGTATATTCGTATTTCACAATTTTCTTATGTCATTGGCAAGAAGCCATGCTGTTGGGATCTGCCTCCGTGGCGTCTCTCGGCAACATATTCCCTTTCGATTTCAGTCAATGGACCTATTTATTCATGAACTTGGAACTGAATTGAAAAGTAATCACTGTTCAAGCAACCtaagactgactccaacaaCAATAGCTATTTTGAAGAGGCAAATCGCTGATTGCCTTGCGTGTACAGTAGCTGAAGGGAAATGTATATTGGGTGTTCTCCAACAACAATAGCCATTGGAGAGGCAAAtcatcccgccgccgctcgccccgcgcgccgccgccacggccgctcCCCCGGCCGCTCCGGAAGCCTCGGCCGCTCCCCCCTCGCCGGCCCGCCGCTCACTGTCCCGCGGACAGCTCGTCCCGCTCGCCGTCCTCGTCCCGCTCGCCGCACTGCGCGCGCACCATGGCAGGCGGGAGACGCGGCCCCTGCACACGCgggccctcgtcctcgtcctcgaaCAAGGAAGCCGGAGTTGTGGAAGGGGAGGAGGTGACGGACAAGCCAGAGTTGTTCGAGGACGAGGAAGGGAAATGAATCCTCGTCCCGCCCGCCACGGAGGTGGCGCCGGAGTTGTGGAAGGGGAGGAGGTGACGGGAAGCTTGATTCGACGCCGCTGCGCTCTTCTTCGCCTCCTCCCCACCCCATCTCCACCCAAGAACGGCAGCtcgagctccggcgccgccggccacctccgcctccggcctcggcctcctcgtcgTGCCTCCTCCTCTTCTGTCCTTCGCTGCCGGCCACCTCCCTCCGCAGCCACCGCGGGCTGGCCGAGCTCCGCGCCACCGCAGCCTCTGCTTCGTCCACGCGCGCCGGCAGCGGGCCTCGCTCCCCGGCGCGGACCCGCGTCTCCTCGAGCGGATCTGGGGCGGCGGGAGcgaggcggcgtgcgcgcgcggcggcgtccggggcggcggcgtgtgtCAACGACGGAGCAAGGGCGCGCGCGGAGTGGACCAAGGACACGGCACGACGGCGGCGAAgcaggagcaggggcggccaAGCTCcggtgcctcctcctccctacTCGCGCGCGCCGGGGCCTCCGCGGCGCgttcctccccggcggcggccatggtgggtgCCGGGGCCTCCGCAACGCGTtcctcccctcctctgttccctcCGCCCGCGAGCCCCGCCGCACCAGGAGCTCGCGGTCGCGACCTCCAGCCTCGCGAGCTGCGCCGCATGCCAGTCCAGCAGCGCGGCCTCGGTCACGGCAGCTGCCTCCACCGGCGGAGCGTCCACCACCGCAGCTTCctccgacgcggcggcgagcgggagcaGCACGAGGATTTGCgtaggaggagagagggaatcCATTTTTGGCTCACCTCTCTCCTCACGACGCAAACTGCATCCCGCGATGCCTCGTCTATTGGAGTTCGAATCGGTGATGCACAGTGTCGCGTCGGAGGCATATATGCGTTTGCCTATGATTGTTGAAGTCAGTCTAAGATCACTATTTTAGGGGTGGGAACCCTGATTCCCGTAACTATCTCGAAAATCCTTTTTGCTGCTCATCCTGCGATAATGCTTATTGATGACTAGGCATTAGAATTTACTACATTCTTGATGTGCCTTCTGACACCCAAGCATAACAGAGATAGCCTTGATATTGGGTCTCATAAAATGTTTTCTCATGCATAGGTTTATCTTTATGATTGGACGACAGAGCGCAGAGATAGATTTTGCTCTCATCAAGTGGCATGGCAATGCAGTTGGATCTGATTGCTAAAGTACATGGTGTTTCACATGCTGACAAATACTAGGAGCTCCCTGACGCACTCCCTGAAGGACAAGAGAACTTGTGGTTCCCTTCTAAATGTTGACGCCCAAGCTATGATGAAAGAGAACATTTGAGCAAATTAGGGGGAAAAGGATTTGCATCTGACACATTACCTTGTAATGTGCTGATGAATTTCTATGTGGATGTAGGAGAGCCTGACGAAGTGTCAGCAATTATTGATGagatgaaggaaaaaaaatatatcccTTCTGATGTCTGCACTTAGAATATTTGGATAAAGAGCTGTGCTGTTAAACAAGATGCTGATGAAATGGAGCGAGTGTTTAGCCAGATGATAGCCAACTGGGCTAGATGTATACTGCATGGGTTAGCATGTATTAGCTGATTTTGAGACCAGGCATTTTTGCAAGAATAGTACTATCTTGCATCCCACTGCAATATTTGGTAACTTGGTATGTATAGACCACTGCCGTCCTGGTGTGACCTGAGAGTTAACACTATCCTGTGAGTAACAACTTTGGAGGAGTGTGCTAACAGAATTTTGTCCACTCTCAAATCAGTGTCGATGTCGTAATGCAGGTGGCTCCTGCTTAAGCCATGACAAATAAAATTGGTTCCGAAAATCCAGAGTCAAGTAGGATCCATTAGCAGAGCGAACTCTTCAAGGAGCTGCCTGAATCCCGCCGTGTGGTTGCATGCACAAAAAACAAGTAAGAAGAGAATGACATATTTTATGGATAAATTGCCGTGAATTCAGTCCCAAATTCAGTCGAACACACTGCAGGCTGTGCAGCGCAGCAACTGCAATAGCAGGTATCGACTGCTCCTTGCATCCTTGGATCCTGGCCCACTACGCACTCATGCACGCGCGTGCGCAGCCGTGAATCATCTGCAGCCGAAGTGGCGGACGCCTGGTCGCCGTGATCCAAGCATCCCAATGGCCAGCACGCCGCGCAAGAGGGGGAACCAGAATCTGCGTCTCGTGATCTTGATTCTCTGGAGTTCATGGTCCCGGCCGTCGGGAGctcgattcgcggcggcggcttccggcGATGTCAGCGGCGGCGCATGGTCATCGCGCGGGGCGGTACGGTTCGTCTCTTCCGTATGGCCGTGCCTGGCCTGCTTCAAATCGCAACCGTGAGTTATGGATCGGACGGCTCCAGGCACCCCGggcggacggtaaatgaaataccgtccacccctcaCGCCGGCGTCCAGCTGCCACGGAAACCGCCCGATGGGGAGCTGTAGCTGGGAGGGGGCGAGGAAGAGCAGACACATCGCGCAAAGACGAGAgcgcctaccgccgccgccgtcgtctccaGTATCTGCTCTGCTCAACTCAGAATCCTGCAATTCAGTATCCCAGATGCTACATCGAGAGCCCTCTCGATTTAAGGCTAAATCGAGAGCCCTTTTGTTACTTCTAAAACCATAGGAGAGAAAGTAGAGAAAGTAACTTCACTTTCTTCTCCGGCGACGGGCGGGAGGTGGGCGGGGCGGTaggcggcggggtcgccgccggccgcgggtggcggcggaggccggcggagtTAGGGTTTTTGGGTTTTCGGGGTTGGGGttgctccatggccggcggccttAGAGGGATGGCcgtgggcggcggaggaggtgggttgtgggcggcgaggccggcggcgatggcgccgcCTGCCGGGTGGTGGTGGACAACCGGTGGGCGGTGTTGGCAGCGGGGGCGGAGGCGCacgggcggaggaggaagagagaaaggggaaagggaggggagaaggggaggggataGAGGAGGGCGGTCctcgccggcgaggcggaggatggtggcggcgagggcggaggtgtgcgggtggaggaggagggaggggagggggaaggagagggcggtcctcgccggcgtcggcgatGCCGGTGAGGgggaggtcggcggcgggggcagagGGTGGCGGAGGGCGGGACGGGGCGGGGTAGGGCAGCGGACGACGGCACGGATTGGGCGAGCGGAGGAAGACGATTGATTTTTTTCGCAAGAGGAGGAGCGGGGAGGAGGAATGGATAAGGGGAAGGAGGGGCTCTCGCTTGACAGTTAAAGGGAGAGCTCTCTCTCCGTAGATGCCTCCATTCAGTATATGCTTGCTCGCATGAACATGTACTCTTTGCTGAAGATTGAAATGGTACACGCTTTTGCCATCTCACTTCCAcgaattcgattcagaatcctGCGGTGTCCCATGAAGTTACAGAGACAATTCCTTatttgccatcaaaatttacAGTGATTCCCTATTTGCCATTGAGAAAGTTTTGTTTTCCTATTTGCCATTGAGCTAAACTTTGTTTCCCTTTCTGTCATTTTCGTCCATATGTTAGAATAACAGTGTGGCGCGCGACCGCCCTGGCCCCTGGCAGGCATGGCCTTCCAGAGCCAGGCGGAAGGGACTGTACGGAGGGGCACGGGACGGGTCCAGAATCCAGAGGCAGCTCGCCGGGGACCGAGAACCTCCTTCCTCTGCGCATTATCCGGTGGCCGAGCTCACGATGGCGTGCCGACGTCGAGAGTGGCGGCCAGGTGGGTGGTGGCGAGAGGCGAACCGACCCGAGGGTGGTCGGTAAATTAAATAccgtccggggtggacggtaaatggaaTACCGTCCACCCTAGGCGATATATTAGCCGTCCGATCGAACCTGACTGGCTGAGATCGTAAACCACCTTCCTCGCTCGTTGGAGTCCACGGCGGGCCAATGGCCACCTAGCCCCCGGTGGCCGCGCGCATGCGGCATGCCAGCCGCCTTAGAGCACGCTGCGGCGAGCCGTCGACCTCGACGGATTAGACCATGATCGATGGCGCGCACATTTTGCTCTCTGCTAGCTGTTAGGCGCCGTCGGACCACGCCACCGTGACAGCGTCCACCTtgcgctccggctccggcgccggccgtCTCCTGCTTCACTGGCTCTGCCGCCCTGCCCCCTTCCCTTCTTTGCCGGAGATCACCTGCTGCGCCCCTTCCTAATCCAATTGGCAATGCCAATTGCCAATTCAAATAGGGAGCACCATTTGCTTACAAAGTTCCTGAAGGTCTAACATTTGAGAGGATTTTAAAAGACAATTGTTTTATTAGCGAAGAAATCTGATTCACCGTCGATTTGCCGGTGCATGAATGCATAAAATGCCCAAAATGAAATCATGATTCATGTAGTCAGGAAATTGATTTCCTCTGTATTGTACAAAATTCTTGTCCTAATATGATGTGCAGATGCAGAGGTGAAAAGCATAGGTTGGCATTGGCAGGTTGTGCTTAGCAGGTGCAAGAGTGTTCATGCCTACTGCTTGCTTGATGTTTTTGCCACTGTCACCGgtaattttttttcctaaacAATTCTACATTATCCTGTCCTGATGGTGTCAGCTAACACTGAATAGTTATTGTCTAGTGGTCCAGTTTGTTCACCCATTTGTCCTTCGACttgttaaatttagaattttctgtTACTACACCAGTCACCAGGCCATGTTTAACGTTGCCAATTCAATATAGGGAGCACCATTTGCCACCTTTTGAAGTTTCTGAAGGTCCAACGTCTGGGAagatttcaaaagaaaaatttcTGATTGGGGAAGAAATCTGATTCAACATGGATTGTACCAACAAGGAGGAGCTGCACTACGATGCTGGCCAGCACGAGGCATTAGTCCCAGGGGGGCAAAATCACGCAGCAGAAGAATCCGCACAGTGCTGTACCTGTACCTTCCTGCATTCGGCTATAACTTGCAACTGAATTTACAGGGGCGGAGGGGgatgattaaatttttatataaatttgtataTTTGCCCCTCCTTAATAATGAAAAAATCACTtcctgtctccgcccctgaATTTACTTTACCATCATCATCTTCCCGTCTTAAATTTCCTTTGCACCATCATCCGCCAAGATTGAATCAACACAGCACCGCGCCGGGCACCGTCCACCTCCGCCCGCGCGTGGCGGGCTGGTGGCGGGCGGAGAGAACCAGCAGGACGCCGTCCAGGTCCACCGGCACGCACTGCGCTCGTGGTAGGCGTCCGACCGCGCCATGGCGACGGCCGACGGCACCCACCTCGTAAATGAAGATTACTCCGAGAGCCGGGACACGCCGCGCACC
This sequence is a window from Panicum virgatum strain AP13 chromosome 7K, P.virgatum_v5, whole genome shotgun sequence. Protein-coding genes within it:
- the LOC120641335 gene encoding GATA transcription factor 26-like isoform X1; this encodes MGKQGPCRHCGVTSTPLWRNGPPDKPVLCNACGSRWRTKGSLANYTPMHRKDDIDDDEPRVSKLKPPTSKLKSQKKKASHIIMENVPFSGQNFRKMGDADTSNRSSLGSAISYSESCAPYGDVDASEMSGSAQSHAWESLVPSRKRSCVTRPKASPVEKLVKDLKSIMHEDQLYYLSGSSEEDLLYHSETPVGSFEIGSGSVLLRHPNSKSPEEESEASSIPSDGKSYITSESYSGSALFVVHDGNKGTVNLNAAIARPKRLSLHIEDNASRDKLHCEKQHILESIDSPLVSVDLEEKEIKEIGGVENISESIGFAGSTMKLLKRSHDTHIQGDSDAEVKSIGWHWQVVLSRCKSVHAYCLLDVFATVTGSTICHLLKFLKVQRLGRFQKKNF
- the LOC120641335 gene encoding GATA transcription factor 26-like isoform X2, coding for MGKQGPCRHCGVTSTPLWRNGPPDKPVLCNACGSRWRTKGSLANYTPMHRKDDIDDDEPRVSKLKPPTSKLKSQKKKASHIIMENVPFSGQNFRKMGDADTSNRSSLGSAISYSESCAPYGDVDASEMSGSAQSHAWESLVPSRKRSCVTRPKASPVEKLVKDLKSIMHEDQLYYLSGSSEEDLLYHSETPVGSFEIGSGSVLLRHPNSKSPEEESEASSIPSDGKSYITSESYSGSALFVVHDGNKGTVNLNAAIARPKRLSLHIEDNASRDKLHCEKQHILESIDSPLVSVDLEEKEIKEIGGVENISESIGFAGSTMKLLKRSHDTHIQGDSGLSL